In one Melopsittacus undulatus isolate bMelUnd1 chromosome 4, bMelUnd1.mat.Z, whole genome shotgun sequence genomic region, the following are encoded:
- the ACTR3 gene encoding actin-related protein 3 yields the protein MAGRLPACVVDCGTGYTKLGYAGNTEPQFIIPSCIAIKESAKVVDQAQRRVLKGVDDLDFFIGDEAIEKPTYATKWPIRHGIVEDWDLMERFMEQVIFKYLRAEPEDHYFLLTEPPLNTPENREYTAEIMFESFNVPGLYIAVQAVLALAASWTSRQVGERTLTGTVIDSGDGVTHVIPVAEGYVIGSCIKHIPIAGRDITYFIQQLLREREVGIPPEQSLETAKAVKERFSYVCPDLVKEFNKYDTDGTKWIKQYTGINAISKKEFTIDVGYERFLGPEIFFHPEFANPDFTQPISEVVDEVIQNCPIDVRRPLYKNIVLSGGSTMFRDFGRRLQRDLKRTVDARLKLSEELSGGRLKPKPIDVQVITHHMQRYAVWFGGSMLASTPEFYQVCHTKKDYEEIGPSICRHNPVFGVMS from the exons GTATACAAAGCTCGGATATGCCGGTAATACTGAACCCCAGTTCATTATTCCTTCAT GTATTGCTATCAAAGAATCAGCAAAAGTGGTCGACCAAGCACAAAGGAGGGTTTTAAAAGGTGTTGATGATTTAGACTTCTTTATCGGGGATGAAGCAATAGAAAAACCAACTTACGCAACCAAG TGGCCCATCCGCCATGGTATAGTTGAAGATTGGGACTTGATGGAGAGGTTTATGGAGCAAGTTATCTTTAAGTATCTAAGAGCAGAACCTGAGgatcattattttcttttg ACTGAGCCTCCATTAAATACTCCAGAAAACAGAGAATATACTGCTGAAATCATGTTTGAGTCTTTTAATGTTCCAGGGCTATATATTGCTGTTCAG GCTGTGCTTGCCTTAGCTGCATCTTGGACGTCAAGACAAGTAGGAGAACGAACACTGACTGGCACAGTTATAGACAGTGGTGATGGCGTCACTCATGTTATTCCTGTG gCTGAAGGATACGTGATTGGCAGCTGTATTAAACACATTCCAATTGCCGGGCGAGATATAACGTACTTCATCCAGCAGTTGCTGAGGGAGCGAGAAGTAGGAATTCCTCCTGAACAATCCTTGGAAACAGCTAAAGCAGTGAAG GAACGCTTTAGTTATGTTTGTCCTGACTTAGTAAAAGAATTTAACAAGTATGACACAGATGGTACAAAGTGGATTAAACAGTATACTGGAATTAATGCTATCTCAAAGAAAGAATTTACCATTGATGTGGGCTATGAGAGATTCCTGGGGCCAGAGATTTTCTTCCATCCTGAG TTTGCTAATCCTGACTTCACGCAACCAATCTCAGAAGTAGTAGATGAAGTTATTCAGAATTGTCCCATTGATGTTAGACGTCCTCTGTATAAG AATATTGTCCTCTCCGGAGGCTCAACCATGTTCAGGGACTTTGGTCGTCGTTTACAGCGAGACTTGAAAAGGACTGTTGATGCCAGACTGAAACTTAGTGAAGAACTTAGTGGTGGCAGACTGAAG ccTAAGCCCATTGATGTACAAGTCATCACGCACCATATGCAAAGATACGCTGTTTGGTTTGGAGGATCAATGCTAGCTTCCACA CCTGAATTCTACCAAGTATGCCATACCAAAAAAGATTATGAAGAGATTGGTCCTAGCATCTGTCGTCACAACCCTGTGTTTGGAGTTATGTCTTAA